A single window of Nocardia sp. NBC_01327 DNA harbors:
- a CDS encoding MFS transporter codes for MTTALEKEKAVAAPTTGDGRRGSHALRWWVLAVLGVAQLMVVLDATVVNIALPAAQADLHFSNGDRQWVVTGYALAFGSLLLLGGRLSDLFGRRTTFIVGLIGFAGASAIGGAAGSFEVLVGARVAQGVFGALLAPAALSLLTVTFTEPKERAKAFGIFGAIAGAGGALGLLLGGALTEWASWRWVMYVNLVFAAIALVGAVMLLAKHTATQRPKLDLPGTLSVSAALFAIVYGFSKAETDGWANSTTLSFLIGGVVLLAVFVWLETRVAHPLLPLRVILDRTRAASYLTVFSIGIGMFAMFLFLTYYMQQSLGFSPIMTGVAFLPMVAGMVVSSTTVPSLLVPRVGPRVTVVTGFLLAALGMALLTRIGVDTAYASHILPSLILMGVGLGTAMSTAFIGATSGVEHEDAGVASAMVNTSQQVGGSIGTALLSTLAATALGNYVSDHGASPAALAEAAVQSYTTAFWWAAAIFVVGAVVTGLIMPNKVPVPSEGEPVLAH; via the coding sequence ATGACGACAGCTCTCGAGAAAGAGAAGGCAGTGGCCGCGCCGACGACCGGAGACGGTCGCCGTGGCTCGCATGCCCTGCGCTGGTGGGTGCTCGCCGTACTCGGCGTGGCGCAGCTGATGGTGGTGCTCGACGCGACCGTCGTGAACATCGCACTCCCGGCCGCACAGGCCGACCTGCACTTCTCCAACGGTGACCGGCAATGGGTGGTCACCGGCTATGCGCTCGCCTTCGGCAGCCTGCTGCTGCTCGGCGGACGACTCTCCGATCTCTTCGGCCGCCGGACCACCTTCATCGTGGGTCTGATCGGCTTCGCCGGCGCTTCGGCCATCGGCGGTGCCGCCGGTAGCTTCGAGGTGCTGGTCGGCGCTCGCGTGGCGCAGGGCGTCTTCGGCGCACTGCTCGCCCCCGCCGCACTGTCACTGCTGACCGTGACCTTCACCGAGCCCAAGGAACGCGCCAAGGCGTTCGGCATCTTCGGCGCCATCGCGGGCGCCGGCGGCGCTCTCGGACTGCTGCTCGGCGGCGCGCTGACCGAATGGGCCTCGTGGCGCTGGGTCATGTACGTGAACCTGGTCTTCGCCGCCATCGCACTGGTCGGTGCGGTCATGCTGCTCGCCAAGCACACCGCCACCCAGCGTCCGAAGCTGGATCTGCCCGGCACGCTCTCGGTGAGCGCCGCGCTGTTCGCCATCGTGTACGGCTTCTCCAAGGCCGAGACCGACGGCTGGGCCAACTCGACGACGCTGTCCTTCCTCATCGGCGGCGTGGTGCTGCTCGCGGTGTTCGTCTGGCTGGAAACGCGGGTCGCACATCCGCTGCTGCCGCTGCGCGTGATCCTCGATCGCACCCGGGCCGCGTCCTACCTGACCGTGTTCTCCATCGGCATCGGCATGTTCGCGATGTTCCTGTTCCTGACCTACTACATGCAGCAGTCGCTGGGCTTCTCGCCGATCATGACCGGCGTGGCCTTCCTGCCGATGGTCGCGGGCATGGTGGTGTCCTCCACGACCGTGCCGTCGCTGCTGGTGCCGAGGGTCGGCCCGCGGGTGACCGTCGTGACCGGATTCCTGCTCGCCGCACTGGGTATGGCGCTGCTGACCCGGATCGGCGTGGACACCGCGTACGCCAGCCACATCCTGCCCAGCCTCATCCTGATGGGTGTCGGCCTCGGTACCGCGATGTCGACCGCGTTCATCGGCGCCACCTCCGGGGTGGAGCACGAAGACGCCGGTGTCGCCTCGGCCATGGTGAACACCAGCCAGCAGGTCGGCGGTTCCATCGGTACCGCGCTGCTGAGCACGCTGGCCGCCACGGCCCTCGGGAACTACGTGTCCGACCATGGCGCGTCGCCGGCGGCGCTGGCCGAGGCCGCGGTGCAGAGCTACACCACCGCGTTCTGGTGGGCTGCCGCGATCTTCGTGGTGGGTGCGGTGGTCACCGGACTCATCATGCCGAACAAGGTTCCGGTCCCCTCCGAGGGCGAACCCGTTCTGGCACACTGA
- the pgm gene encoding phosphoglucomutase (alpha-D-glucose-1,6-bisphosphate-dependent), which translates to MAHDRAGRPARAADLEDIAHLVTAYYSRIPDPEDPSQLVSFGTSGHRGSSLDCAFNESHILAITQAIVEYRATRGITGPVYLARDTHALSEPAWTTALEVLAANDVTAMIDARDRYTPTPALSHAVLRHNRGGTRHQADGIVVTPSHNPPRDGGFKYNPPHGGPADTVATDAIAARANELLRGGLAEVRRTSLAHALVTKVERYDYLDRYIGDLPNVLNLDAIRGAGIRLGADPMGGASVDYWEEIGQRYDLELEVVNPFVDPTWRFMTLDADGRIRMDPSSRYAMASLVAIRDDYDISTANDADADRHGIVTPDAGLMNPNHYLAVAIEYLIANRMGWDALTKIGKTVVTSSMIDRVVSVLGRDVYEVPVGFKWFVPGLFSGSLAFGGEESAGASFLRQDGTVWTTDKDGILLSLLAAEITAVTGQSPSTRYSELEKRYGSPAYNRVDATATVEQKARLAALTPDMITATEIAGEPITGIQTRARGNGAALGGVKVTTENAWFAARPSGTEDKYKIYAESFQGPEHLAQVQAAAEEMVGQALSGE; encoded by the coding sequence ATGGCGCACGATCGAGCCGGGCGACCGGCGCGCGCCGCAGACCTCGAGGACATCGCGCATCTGGTGACGGCGTACTACAGCCGGATTCCGGATCCGGAGGATCCCTCGCAGCTGGTGTCCTTCGGGACTTCCGGACACCGCGGTTCCAGCCTCGACTGCGCGTTCAACGAGTCGCATATCCTCGCCATTACGCAGGCCATCGTGGAGTATCGCGCCACCCGCGGCATTACCGGTCCGGTGTATCTGGCCCGCGATACGCACGCGCTGTCCGAGCCCGCGTGGACCACCGCGCTCGAGGTGCTCGCCGCCAATGACGTCACCGCCATGATCGACGCGCGTGACAGGTACACGCCCACACCGGCTTTGAGTCATGCCGTGCTGCGCCACAATCGCGGCGGCACGCGGCATCAGGCCGATGGCATCGTGGTCACGCCCTCGCACAATCCGCCGCGTGACGGCGGCTTCAAATACAATCCGCCGCACGGCGGACCGGCCGATACGGTCGCCACCGATGCCATTGCCGCGCGCGCCAACGAGCTGCTGCGCGGTGGGCTCGCCGAGGTGCGGCGCACCAGTCTGGCGCATGCGCTGGTCACCAAGGTCGAACGCTACGACTATCTCGATCGCTATATCGGCGACCTGCCGAATGTGCTCAACCTGGATGCCATTCGCGGCGCGGGGATTCGGCTGGGCGCCGATCCCATGGGCGGGGCGAGTGTCGACTACTGGGAGGAGATCGGGCAGCGGTACGACCTCGAACTCGAGGTGGTCAATCCGTTCGTCGATCCGACCTGGCGCTTCATGACGCTCGATGCCGACGGCCGGATTCGGATGGATCCGTCTTCGCGGTACGCCATGGCCTCACTGGTCGCGATTCGCGACGATTACGACATTTCCACGGCCAATGATGCCGATGCCGACCGGCACGGGATCGTGACTCCCGATGCGGGCCTGATGAATCCGAACCACTATCTGGCCGTGGCGATCGAGTACCTGATCGCCAATCGGATGGGCTGGGATGCGCTGACCAAGATCGGCAAGACGGTGGTGACCTCGTCCATGATCGATCGCGTGGTCAGCGTGCTGGGGCGCGATGTCTACGAGGTGCCGGTCGGGTTCAAATGGTTCGTGCCCGGATTGTTCAGCGGCAGCCTGGCATTCGGCGGTGAGGAGAGCGCGGGCGCCTCGTTCCTGCGCCAGGACGGCACCGTGTGGACCACCGACAAAGACGGCATTCTGCTCTCGCTGCTGGCCGCGGAGATCACCGCCGTCACCGGGCAGAGTCCGTCCACCCGCTACTCCGAACTCGAGAAGCGCTACGGCAGTCCGGCTTACAACCGGGTCGACGCCACGGCCACCGTGGAACAGAAGGCGCGGCTGGCGGCGTTGACGCCGGACATGATCACTGCGACCGAGATCGCCGGGGAGCCCATCACCGGAATCCAGACCCGCGCGCGCGGCAATGGCGCGGCGCTGGGCGGGGTGAAGGTCACCACGGAGAACGCCTGGTTCGCGGCGCGGCCCTCCGGCACCGAGGACAAGTACAAGATCTACGCGGAATCATTCCAGGGGCCGGAGCATCTCGCGCAGGTGCAGGCGGCCGCGGAAGAGATGGTGGGACAGGCACTATCCGGTGAGTAG
- a CDS encoding TetR/AcrR family transcriptional regulator — translation MNHVTTAPPPRRLRADAARNQQRIIAAARELFADRGLEVTLDDVAERAGVGVGTVYRRFANKQELILEVFDAMVTELAAAVELALHHPDPWQGLVELFEYSCRHMALNRGFGEVVLEMHDSMDRFVCMKERVQPGMQAVIRRAKEAGALHPSVEAGDFFAMVNMVDGVAGFARSVNTDVWQRYMTIVLNGVRGDGVPRLPLTQRALTDSEVERAKEAMCTSRKR, via the coding sequence GTGAATCACGTCACCACCGCGCCCCCACCGCGCCGTTTGCGCGCGGACGCCGCGCGCAATCAGCAACGCATCATCGCGGCCGCACGCGAACTCTTCGCCGATCGCGGGCTCGAGGTCACCCTGGACGATGTGGCCGAAAGAGCGGGCGTCGGCGTCGGCACCGTCTACCGCCGGTTCGCGAACAAGCAGGAACTCATCCTGGAAGTGTTCGACGCCATGGTCACCGAGCTGGCCGCCGCGGTCGAGCTCGCCCTGCACCACCCCGACCCGTGGCAGGGCCTGGTGGAACTGTTCGAGTACTCCTGCCGTCATATGGCACTCAACCGCGGCTTCGGCGAGGTCGTGCTGGAGATGCACGACAGTATGGACCGTTTCGTCTGCATGAAGGAGCGCGTCCAGCCCGGCATGCAGGCCGTCATCCGCCGCGCCAAGGAGGCGGGCGCACTGCACCCCAGCGTCGAGGCGGGCGATTTCTTCGCCATGGTGAACATGGTCGACGGTGTGGCCGGCTTCGCCCGTTCGGTCAATACCGATGTGTGGCAGCGCTATATGACCATCGTCCTCAACGGCGTCCGGGGCGACGGCGTCCCGCGCCTGCCCCTCACCCAGCGCGCACTGACCGACAGCGAGGTCGAACGCGCCAAAGAAGCGATGTGCACTAGCCGCAAACGGTAG
- a CDS encoding D-arabinono-1,4-lactone oxidase: MTNSWANWAGDQGCSPASIADPGTPEEVAAVLARAEAAGHTVRVAGSGHSFTDTVLTDGTLMRLNKLDKILSVDRTAGLVRVEAGATLNAVSNALHPMGLAFPNLGDIDVQSVAGATATGTHGTGAKLQNLSAALQSVELMLADGSRVELNDQTDPDGWRAARVNVGALGVVTAVTLQMVPSFVLEGVERPVPVEEVLEDLDTYVDGNEHFEFYMFAHSPLAMTKRNNRVQLPEQPRGKAVDWFSDILISNYTFDALCKLTRRNSSLIPYVQRAAAFAGSYRRQVERSYRVFATTRLFRFTEMEYAIPREHSVDAIREIKDVAKHFDTVMPIEVRWVAPDDAFLSPAGGRDTCYIAVHQYQGMDYEPYFRACERVFDRYNGRPHWGKRHFQTAETLSQRYPEWEKFADVRKRFDPQGRFTNAYIERVLGPIG; encoded by the coding sequence ATGACCAACTCTTGGGCGAACTGGGCCGGGGATCAGGGCTGTTCTCCGGCGTCCATCGCCGACCCGGGCACGCCCGAGGAAGTCGCCGCGGTGCTGGCACGCGCCGAGGCAGCCGGGCATACCGTGCGCGTCGCCGGATCGGGGCATTCCTTCACCGATACCGTGCTGACCGACGGCACGCTCATGCGCCTGAACAAGCTCGACAAAATTCTGTCGGTGGATCGGACTGCCGGGCTGGTGCGCGTCGAAGCCGGCGCCACGCTGAACGCCGTCAGCAATGCGCTGCATCCGATGGGGCTGGCGTTCCCCAATCTCGGTGATATCGATGTGCAGTCCGTCGCGGGCGCGACCGCCACCGGCACCCACGGCACCGGGGCGAAGCTGCAGAATCTTTCCGCCGCACTGCAATCGGTGGAGCTCATGCTCGCCGACGGCAGCCGGGTCGAGCTCAACGATCAGACCGATCCGGACGGCTGGCGCGCGGCGCGCGTGAATGTGGGCGCGCTCGGCGTGGTCACCGCCGTCACCCTGCAAATGGTGCCGTCCTTCGTGCTCGAAGGGGTGGAAAGACCGGTGCCCGTCGAGGAGGTCCTCGAGGACCTCGACACCTATGTCGACGGCAATGAGCACTTCGAGTTCTATATGTTCGCGCACAGCCCGCTGGCAATGACCAAGCGCAACAATCGGGTCCAGCTGCCGGAGCAGCCGCGCGGCAAGGCCGTCGACTGGTTCTCCGACATCCTGATCTCCAACTACACCTTCGACGCGCTGTGCAAGCTCACCCGGCGCAATTCGAGTCTCATTCCCTACGTGCAACGCGCCGCGGCCTTCGCGGGCAGTTACCGCCGCCAGGTGGAGCGTTCCTACCGAGTCTTCGCGACCACCAGGCTCTTCCGCTTCACCGAGATGGAGTACGCCATCCCGCGCGAGCACTCCGTCGACGCGATTCGCGAGATCAAGGATGTCGCCAAGCATTTCGACACCGTCATGCCGATCGAGGTGCGGTGGGTCGCGCCCGATGACGCCTTCCTGTCCCCCGCCGGTGGCCGCGACACCTGCTATATCGCGGTGCATCAGTACCAGGGCATGGACTACGAACCGTATTTCCGCGCCTGTGAGCGCGTTTTCGATCGCTACAACGGCCGCCCGCACTGGGGTAAGCGGCACTTCCAGACCGCCGAGACGCTGAGTCAGCGGTATCCGGAGTGGGAAAAGTTCGCCGATGTCCGCAAGCGCTTCGACCCGCAGGGCCGATTCACGAATGCCTACATCGAGCGCGTGCTGGGCCCTATCGGCTGA
- a CDS encoding BCCT family transporter, protein MSAPSKPSGSTPIHSRAAVAPRVFWPSALVVTAFTVYAIVFRDTAARQAKALQDNVIGGFGWYYIVLVSLFVVFAIWLGVGRFGGIPLGPDGEQAEYSIGAWLSMLFAAGMGIGLVFWGVAEPLFHYDDPRPGVGPSPAQRADSAMVQTFLHWGIHPWAIYVVVGLALAYSMHRKGHPVSIRWSLESLLGDRIRGWSGDVIDIVAVIGTVFGVATSLGLGILQISAGLNYQGWLHEPGKGLQVVLIIVVTALATVSVVTGVDKGIKLLSQANMGVAGLLLLYVLVAGPTLFIVNDLVQNFGSYIQSLPKISLYTGATEGPSGTAWTQQWTVFYWGWWISWAPFVGVFIARISRGRTVREFVAGVLLVPTLLTFVWFAVFGGAGLHREMFGGGGLVGPDGPDRDSALFAMLNTLPGGSITAGLAILVIVLFFVTSADSGALVVNMLSSGGNPNPPIWSRVFWTCAQGAVAIALLLASGTGIAALTTLQTVAILIALPFSVVMVAMCWALVRTFRGEQSPARPD, encoded by the coding sequence GTGAGCGCACCGAGCAAACCCTCCGGCTCGACTCCGATCCATTCACGAGCAGCAGTGGCGCCCAGGGTGTTCTGGCCGTCGGCCCTCGTGGTCACGGCATTCACGGTGTACGCCATCGTCTTTCGCGATACCGCCGCCCGGCAGGCGAAAGCGCTGCAGGACAATGTGATCGGCGGATTCGGCTGGTACTACATCGTCCTCGTCTCGCTGTTCGTGGTCTTCGCGATCTGGCTGGGCGTGGGACGCTTCGGTGGCATCCCGCTCGGCCCGGACGGCGAGCAGGCCGAATACTCCATCGGCGCTTGGCTTTCCATGCTCTTCGCCGCGGGAATGGGCATCGGCCTGGTGTTCTGGGGCGTGGCCGAACCGCTGTTCCACTACGACGATCCGCGGCCCGGCGTCGGGCCCTCGCCCGCGCAGCGCGCCGACTCCGCCATGGTGCAGACCTTCCTGCACTGGGGAATCCACCCCTGGGCGATCTATGTGGTGGTCGGGCTGGCGCTCGCGTATTCGATGCATCGCAAGGGACATCCGGTCTCCATCCGCTGGTCGCTCGAGTCCCTGCTGGGCGACCGGATTCGCGGCTGGTCCGGCGATGTCATCGATATCGTGGCGGTCATCGGCACCGTCTTCGGTGTGGCCACCTCGCTGGGGCTGGGCATTCTGCAGATCTCGGCGGGCCTCAATTATCAAGGCTGGCTGCACGAGCCGGGCAAGGGCCTGCAGGTGGTGCTGATCATCGTGGTCACCGCGCTGGCGACCGTGTCGGTGGTGACGGGTGTGGACAAGGGCATCAAGCTGCTGTCCCAGGCGAATATGGGTGTGGCCGGATTGCTGCTGCTGTACGTGCTGGTGGCCGGGCCGACGCTGTTCATCGTCAATGACCTGGTGCAGAATTTCGGCTCCTATATCCAGTCGCTGCCCAAGATCAGCCTGTACACCGGCGCGACCGAGGGCCCGAGCGGTACCGCGTGGACCCAGCAGTGGACGGTCTTCTACTGGGGCTGGTGGATCTCCTGGGCGCCGTTTGTCGGCGTCTTCATCGCGCGCATCTCACGCGGCCGCACCGTGCGCGAATTCGTGGCCGGGGTGCTGCTGGTGCCGACGCTGCTGACCTTCGTCTGGTTCGCGGTGTTCGGCGGGGCGGGCCTGCATCGGGAAATGTTCGGCGGCGGTGGACTTGTCGGGCCGGACGGGCCGGACCGCGACAGCGCCCTGTTCGCCATGCTGAATACGCTGCCGGGCGGCAGCATCACCGCGGGGCTGGCCATTCTGGTGATCGTGCTGTTCTTCGTCACCTCGGCCGACTCCGGAGCGCTGGTGGTGAACATGCTGTCCTCGGGCGGCAATCCGAATCCGCCGATCTGGAGCCGGGTGTTCTGGACCTGCGCGCAGGGTGCGGTAGCTATTGCGTTGCTACTTGCCAGTGGAACCGGCATTGCCGCACTCACGACACTGCAGACCGTGGCAATCCTGATCGCACTGCCGTTCAGTGTGGTCATGGTGGCCATGTGCTGGGCACTGGTCCGTACCTTCCGGGGCGAGCAGAGTCCGGCACGCCCGGACTGA
- the mscL gene encoding large conductance mechanosensitive channel protein MscL, translated as MLKGFKNFLMRGNVIDLAVAVVMGTAFTAIVTSVTKGLVEPLLATAGGNSEFGLGFQILANKPSTFVALGPIISAGINFVTVAAVLYFVLILPMTHLKSRLVKPTVKADPTELELLAEIRDLLATQRSEKTDELDNR; from the coding sequence ATGCTCAAGGGCTTCAAGAATTTCCTGATGAGGGGCAATGTCATCGATCTGGCGGTCGCGGTGGTCATGGGTACCGCCTTCACCGCCATCGTCACTTCGGTGACAAAAGGGCTGGTAGAGCCACTGCTGGCCACGGCGGGAGGTAATAGCGAATTCGGCCTGGGCTTCCAGATCCTGGCGAACAAGCCCTCGACCTTCGTGGCGCTCGGGCCGATCATCAGCGCCGGCATCAATTTCGTGACGGTCGCGGCGGTGCTCTACTTCGTACTGATCCTGCCGATGACGCATCTCAAGTCGCGGCTCGTCAAGCCGACCGTCAAGGCCGACCCCACCGAGCTGGAACTGCTCGCGGAGATCCGCGATCTGCTCGCCACGCAGCGGTCCGAGAAGACCGACGAGCTCGACAACCGGTAG
- a CDS encoding MFS transporter — protein sequence MEIWVLVGAAFTIAIGFGLVAPALPQFARSFGVGVAAASFIVSAFALMRLLFAPLGGRLVQRLGERPVYLTGLIIVAISTGACAFAQTYWQLLILRSLGGIGSTMFTVSSLALVIRISPPLERGRVSGVYSTSFLIGSISGPLVGGALSFLGLRAPFIIYCCALLVASFIVYAALRNSHLAVPEAASGTAVMTFREALAKSQYRAALWSNFGNGAAVFGVRMALVPLIVVEVLKEDAGLAGIALTVFAAGNASVLFLSGRWSDRLGRRPFLIAGTLICAIGTAGLGLAQTFPWLLVASCIAGIGSGMFSPALQAAVADIVGPGVRGGPVLAGYQMSADLGTFLGPYLIGTLADQVSYGVALGVTGVILATASAAWMVVPETLRRKEPAPA from the coding sequence GTGGAGATCTGGGTACTGGTGGGGGCGGCCTTCACCATTGCCATCGGATTCGGACTCGTCGCTCCCGCGCTGCCGCAGTTCGCCCGGAGCTTCGGCGTCGGAGTCGCGGCGGCCTCCTTCATCGTCAGCGCCTTCGCCCTGATGCGGTTGCTGTTCGCGCCGCTGGGCGGGCGGCTGGTGCAGCGGCTGGGGGAGCGGCCGGTGTATCTGACCGGTCTGATCATCGTGGCCATCTCCACCGGCGCTTGCGCTTTCGCGCAGACCTATTGGCAGCTGCTGATATTGCGGTCGCTCGGTGGTATCGGGTCCACCATGTTCACGGTGTCCTCGCTGGCGCTGGTGATTCGCATCTCGCCGCCGCTGGAGCGCGGGCGGGTGTCGGGGGTGTACTCGACCAGCTTTCTGATCGGCTCGATCAGTGGGCCGCTGGTCGGTGGCGCGCTGTCCTTCCTGGGGTTGCGGGCGCCGTTCATCATCTACTGCTGTGCGCTGCTGGTGGCCAGTTTCATCGTGTATGCGGCGCTGCGGAATTCGCATTTGGCGGTGCCGGAGGCCGCGAGCGGTACGGCGGTCATGACCTTCCGGGAGGCGCTCGCCAAATCGCAGTATCGGGCGGCGCTGTGGTCGAACTTCGGCAATGGCGCGGCCGTATTCGGTGTGCGAATGGCGTTGGTGCCGCTCATCGTGGTGGAGGTGTTGAAGGAGGATGCGGGGCTGGCCGGTATTGCCCTGACCGTTTTCGCGGCGGGCAATGCGTCGGTGCTGTTCCTGTCGGGGCGCTGGTCGGATCGGCTGGGCCGCAGGCCCTTCCTGATCGCGGGCACGCTGATCTGCGCGATCGGGACCGCGGGACTGGGTCTCGCGCAGACGTTCCCGTGGTTGCTGGTGGCGTCCTGTATCGCGGGGATCGGCTCCGGCATGTTCTCCCCGGCTCTGCAAGCCGCGGTGGCGGATATCGTGGGCCCGGGGGTGCGGGGCGGGCCGGTGCTCGCGGGGTATCAGATGTCCGCGGATCTGGGCACCTTCCTCGGGCCGTATCTGATCGGCACGCTCGCCGACCAGGTTTCCTACG
- a CDS encoding lipase family protein — MLVRSCGIAAAAIAVMATAPAAHAGAVYPIAEPDGFYYAPGNLGDSAPGDVLRSRLMPANPWPGATVWQLLFHSTNSSGGPIAAVTTLIVPGPGPHPLVSYQPFVNSLGMQCAPSHALFDGGLKESGALELLLARGWAVAVPDHLGPTSAYGAARLGGQITLDGIRAAERFAPAGLGNSPVGMVGYSGGAMATGFAAALAPTYAPELPIVGFADGGVPVNPGKIAIDVGDVPHPLFGLGFAVAVGMEREYPDALPLDNALTPAGFAMRDRIANSCVDDIISAGAGHTIGEMFHRGIENDPTLIGAFHDNALEIYPGVPRVPMYEWHGGNDQVPLDLALNTAGRYCAAGTPVQFDIIPGADHGTAIFPGAVKAVSYLSDRFAGVPPPSNCR, encoded by the coding sequence ATGCTGGTCCGGAGCTGCGGCATTGCCGCAGCAGCGATCGCCGTGATGGCGACCGCTCCGGCGGCTCACGCGGGTGCGGTGTACCCGATCGCGGAACCCGACGGGTTCTACTATGCCCCAGGTAATCTCGGAGACAGCGCCCCCGGGGACGTCTTGCGCTCCCGCTTGATGCCGGCCAATCCCTGGCCCGGTGCGACGGTGTGGCAGTTGCTCTTCCACTCCACGAACTCATCCGGCGGGCCCATTGCCGCCGTCACCACCCTCATCGTGCCCGGCCCCGGCCCGCACCCCCTGGTCTCGTACCAGCCGTTCGTGAATTCGCTGGGCATGCAGTGCGCTCCGTCGCATGCGCTGTTCGACGGCGGACTCAAGGAATCGGGTGCGCTCGAATTGCTGCTGGCGCGTGGCTGGGCGGTTGCCGTCCCCGACCACCTGGGCCCGACCAGTGCCTACGGCGCGGCCCGGCTGGGCGGCCAGATCACCCTCGACGGCATTCGCGCCGCCGAACGCTTCGCCCCTGCGGGACTGGGTAATTCACCGGTCGGCATGGTCGGCTACTCCGGCGGCGCCATGGCCACCGGATTCGCCGCAGCACTGGCGCCCACCTATGCGCCCGAACTGCCCATCGTCGGTTTCGCGGACGGTGGCGTACCGGTGAATCCGGGCAAGATCGCCATCGACGTCGGCGATGTCCCGCATCCGCTGTTCGGGCTCGGCTTCGCGGTCGCGGTCGGCATGGAGCGCGAGTATCCCGACGCGCTTCCGCTCGACAATGCTTTGACCCCGGCGGGTTTCGCGATGCGGGACCGGATCGCCAATTCCTGTGTGGACGACATCATCTCGGCCGGGGCCGGGCACACCATCGGTGAGATGTTCCACCGCGGCATCGAGAACGATCCGACCCTCATCGGCGCCTTCCACGACAATGCCCTCGAGATCTACCCGGGCGTCCCCCGTGTCCCCATGTACGAATGGCACGGCGGCAATGATCAGGTGCCGCTGGATCTCGCGCTCAATACGGCGGGGCGCTATTGCGCGGCAGGCACTCCGGTGCAGTTCGACATCATTCCGGGCGCCGATCACGGCACGGCGATCTTCCCCGGCGCGGTCAAGGCCGTCAGCTATCTGTCGGATCGGTTCGCGGGTGTGCCGCCGCCGTCCAACTGCCGCTGA